The DNA window CAAGAACGCTTTAAACAAGAAGTTGATCCAGAGGGAAAAAAATGGCAAGCCCTTTCCCCGCAAACCAAAGCCCAAAAAGCTAAACGTCGAAAAAGTACAAAAATTTTACGTCAAGACGGTTATTTAAGTGATAAACTTGCTTACAATTATGATGAACATAGCGTGGAGTTTGGTAGCGATGCCAAATATGCTCGTCTTCATCAATTTGGCGGTAAGACGGGGAAAGGGAAAAAAGTTACTATTCCACAACGTCGTTGGTTAGGTGTCAGTCAACAAGATAAACAAATATTGCTGAGAAAAGCTACTGCACTTTTACAACGTCAAAT is part of the Mergibacter septicus genome and encodes:
- a CDS encoding phage virion morphogenesis protein, whose amino-acid sequence is MIKIQLKNELASKQIAQIATQLQKPRQLYGVLGETLKKIHQERFKQEVDPEGKKWQALSPQTKAQKAKRRKSTKILRQDGYLSDKLAYNYDEHSVEFGSDAKYARLHQFGGKTGKGKKVTIPQRRWLGVSQQDKQILLRKATALLQRQIEQVL